From one Prochlorococcus marinus XMU1404 genomic stretch:
- a CDS encoding DUF4335 domain-containing protein, whose amino-acid sequence MMQNKILFHQSLVSLEIEGLPDLSNNENKDQISIISQWKLTIIDKPLIEGKVEHLGLIMDAFYIYSNLLINNENPLYESKLIDIKADNLNLHNIVLKSSKPDVKPLILKIGNPLLSDIINCFDQLNESSKVRLKKSFVFNNFPKKVKFGLDSKFKFLNFFLPPLMSIFCLILFSSAFIYFYDPVDDKEKNELINTK is encoded by the coding sequence ATGATGCAGAATAAAATTTTATTTCATCAATCTTTAGTTAGTCTCGAAATAGAAGGATTGCCAGATTTATCAAATAACGAAAATAAAGATCAAATATCAATAATTTCTCAATGGAAATTAACCATTATTGATAAACCGCTTATTGAAGGAAAGGTTGAACATTTAGGGTTAATTATGGATGCTTTTTATATCTATTCAAATCTTCTGATAAATAACGAAAACCCATTATACGAATCTAAATTAATTGATATAAAAGCTGACAATCTCAATTTACATAATATTGTTCTCAAGAGTTCTAAGCCAGATGTTAAACCACTAATTTTAAAGATTGGCAATCCACTTTTGTCTGACATCATAAATTGTTTTGATCAGTTAAATGAATCATCAAAAGTTAGATTAAAAAAATCTTTTGTTTTTAATAATTTTCCTAAAAAAGTAAAATTTGGTTTGGATAGCAAATTTAAATTTTTAAATTTCTTCCTGCCACCTCTAATGTCAATATTTTGTTTAATTCTATTCTCCTCTGCTTTTATTTATTTTTATGATCCTGTTGATGATAAAGAAAAAAATGAACTAATAAATACAAAATAA
- a CDS encoding DUF3038 domain-containing protein, giving the protein MTVLSKRNHISRQSIEKLDLLLLILETIDLNGIQSLYALSNKLNLNDVFPNKVSIWKLRNNNPLRKSHMTNNIKSKEFDGLIQITVEMSRYLYPYIREILQSIEDPEMNSIIWNDFNNRFVELINERFNTNSMRVKKLLNRTGNDEILIKSLLTLSLCISDRGYQKLRTLLFHC; this is encoded by the coding sequence ATTACTGTTTTATCAAAAAGGAATCACATATCAAGGCAATCTATAGAGAAGCTTGATTTATTATTATTAATCCTAGAGACCATAGATTTGAATGGTATACAATCCCTTTATGCTTTATCGAATAAACTTAATTTGAATGATGTTTTCCCTAATAAAGTTTCTATTTGGAAACTGAGGAATAATAATCCATTGAGAAAATCACATATGACTAACAATATAAAATCTAAGGAATTTGATGGCTTAATTCAAATAACTGTTGAAATGTCTAGATACTTATATCCATACATTAGAGAGATACTTCAATCAATAGAAGACCCTGAAATGAATTCAATAATCTGGAATGATTTTAATAATAGATTTGTAGAGTTAATTAATGAGAGGTTTAATACGAATAGTATGAGAGTTAAAAAGCTTTTAAATCGAACTGGGAATGATGAGATTCTTATAAAGTCATTGCTTACCTTATCCCTTTGTATTTCTGATCGAGGATATCAAAAGTTAAGGACTTTGTTGTTCCATTGTTAA
- a CDS encoding DUF2949 domain-containing protein produces MDNYLVRNMIIYLMDEIGLEESAIELGIKLSIRNKTPLPILLWSYGILTIEELDELYSFLFKKMEK; encoded by the coding sequence ATGGATAATTATTTGGTTAGAAATATGATAATTTATCTTATGGATGAGATAGGTTTAGAAGAGTCAGCAATCGAACTTGGTATTAAATTATCAATAAGAAATAAAACTCCATTACCAATCTTATTATGGAGTTACGGAATCCTAACTATTGAAGAACTTGACGAGTTATATTCTTTTTTATTCAAAAAAATGGAAAAATAA
- a CDS encoding FAD-dependent monooxygenase: MKNRFNFKIVGSGPTGLLLAIALSKFDCNIFLTDLLTRDSLINKDKTYAITHSTRKILSKFRLWEKLEPYLFGFDTISISDSLTSVITYLSISDLDDDISAVKNVGWVVKHSDLMNVFFQEIDNYENIFFITPQKLLLKKILFDYQFFSTGANSLDKKFLDFLNIKKSYNQSCLTFKVSLRGNCEKRAYEIFRKEGPLALLPLDKNLYQVIWTSSTLKSIERLNSDKNFLMDNLSTILPNEFKLDQIIGDLNIFPVSLSLNFSIFNFKKIVLVGDAFHTFHPVGGQGLNCCWRDVNAIFDLFNKDITITKMHLTLFKFKYFSSRFLDIIFTMFITDSLILLFSNKNHFLSPIRKFSFLLLNNFLFIRKLVLNQMTKSLTYSRIK, encoded by the coding sequence ATGAAAAATAGATTCAATTTTAAAATTGTTGGCTCTGGTCCAACAGGATTATTACTTGCAATTGCACTCTCTAAATTTGATTGCAATATTTTTTTAACTGATTTATTAACCAGAGATAGCTTAATTAATAAAGATAAAACTTATGCAATTACTCACTCAACAAGAAAAATCTTATCTAAATTCAGACTTTGGGAAAAATTAGAACCCTATTTGTTTGGCTTTGATACCATTTCAATATCAGATAGCTTAACTTCTGTGATTACCTACTTATCAATTTCTGATTTAGATGATGATATAAGTGCTGTTAAAAATGTTGGCTGGGTAGTTAAACATTCAGATCTTATGAATGTATTTTTTCAAGAGATTGATAATTATGAAAATATCTTTTTTATTACGCCACAAAAATTACTTCTTAAAAAAATATTATTTGATTATCAATTCTTTTCAACCGGAGCCAACTCACTAGATAAAAAATTCTTAGATTTTTTAAATATAAAAAAATCTTATAATCAGTCCTGTTTAACTTTTAAGGTTTCTCTCAGAGGTAATTGTGAAAAGCGTGCTTATGAAATTTTTAGAAAAGAAGGGCCACTTGCATTATTACCTTTAGATAAAAACTTGTATCAAGTAATTTGGACTTCTAGTACATTAAAGTCTATTGAAAGGTTAAATTCTGATAAGAATTTTTTGATGGATAATTTATCAACAATCTTGCCTAATGAATTTAAGTTAGATCAAATAATTGGTGATCTTAATATATTTCCTGTTTCACTATCCCTTAATTTTTCAATATTTAATTTTAAAAAAATAGTTCTTGTTGGCGATGCATTTCATACATTTCATCCTGTGGGCGGACAAGGTCTAAATTGTTGTTGGAGAGATGTTAATGCTATTTTTGATCTTTTTAATAAAGACATTACCATTACTAAAATGCATTTGACTTTATTCAAATTTAAGTATTTTTCAAGCAGATTTTTAGATATTATCTTTACCATGTTTATAACTGACTCTTTGATACTTCTATTCTCTAATAAAAACCATTTTTTATCCCCAATACGAAAATTTTCATTTTTACTTTTAAATAATTTTCTTTTTATAAGAAAATTAGTCCTTAATCAAATGACTAAATCTCTCACTTATTCAAGAATTAAGTAA
- the dapB gene encoding 4-hydroxy-tetrahydrodipicolinate reductase codes for MIENSKKTIPVLVSGALGRMGSEVVNTVLNSKDCELVAAIDINEKNNGSNISELLKVKNCDVFVSNDFEGTLCSVSQNYRNKNIKPVLVDFTHPDSVYENTRSAIAYGISPVVGTTGLSPSQIKDLSVFAQKASVGCAIIPNFSVGIVLLQQAASVAAKFYDNIELIEMHHNQKADSPSGTCIKTAEMIEEYPKNFNQNLVKESESLKGVRGGIRDSGINIHSVRLPGLLAHQLVIMGSPGETYTIKHDTIDRKAYMPGVLQAIKKIGNYESLVYGLEKLIF; via the coding sequence ATGATTGAAAATTCAAAAAAAACTATACCAGTACTAGTATCCGGAGCTTTAGGCAGAATGGGTAGCGAAGTTGTTAATACTGTATTAAATTCTAAAGATTGTGAACTTGTCGCAGCAATTGACATAAACGAAAAAAACAATGGTTCAAATATTTCTGAATTATTGAAAGTAAAAAATTGTGATGTTTTTGTTTCAAATGATTTTGAAGGAACTTTATGTTCTGTTAGTCAAAATTACAGAAATAAAAATATCAAACCAGTTTTGGTTGATTTTACTCATCCTGATTCTGTATATGAAAATACCAGATCAGCTATTGCTTATGGTATTTCACCAGTGGTCGGAACTACAGGACTTTCTCCTTCGCAAATAAAAGACTTGTCTGTTTTTGCTCAAAAAGCCTCTGTTGGTTGTGCAATAATTCCTAATTTTTCAGTAGGCATTGTTCTTCTTCAGCAGGCAGCGTCTGTAGCCGCAAAATTTTATGACAATATTGAATTAATTGAGATGCATCATAATCAAAAAGCTGATTCCCCCAGTGGTACATGTATAAAAACTGCAGAAATGATTGAAGAATATCCAAAAAATTTTAATCAAAATTTAGTAAAAGAGTCTGAGTCATTGAAGGGTGTGCGAGGAGGGATCAGAGATTCAGGAATTAATATACATTCCGTAAGATTACCAGGATTATTAGCCCATCAGTTAGTAATTATGGGATCTCCAGGTGAAACTTATACAATTAAGCATGACACTATTGATAGAAAGGCATATATGCCAGGTGTTTTGCAGGCTATTAAAAAAATAGGTAATTATGAATCTTTAGTTTACGGACTTGAAAAATTGATTTTTTAA
- a CDS encoding magnesium chelatase subunit H, which produces MFTQVRSANRRVSPVEDNKHKVVIKAVYVVLEPQYQNSLTEAANSINKMNGPIGIDLSGYLIEELRNESNFSDFKEDIANADIFVASLIFIEDLAQKVVDAVTPYKDNLKASIIFPSMPEVMKLNKLGTFNMAQLGQSKSIIGDLIKKKKESDGASFQDSMLKLLNTLPSILKYLPVEKAQDARTFILSFQYWLGGTTENLKNFLLMISEKYAVSENIKDQIEEFKIQDPETFPDLGIWHPLAPCMFENLKEYQNWENNRKDLNPKDDKTPTIGLVLQRSHIVTGDDAHYVAVIQELEYRGARVLPIFCGGLDFSKPVNEFYYDAINRDQPIVDGVVSLTGFALVGGPARQDHPKAIEALKKLNRPYMVALPLVFQTTQEWEDSDLGLHPVQVALQIAIPELDGAIEPIILSGRDDATGKAHTLQDRVDVISERAIKWSTLRVKKRKDKKLAITVFSFPPDKGNVGTAAYLNVFGSIYRVLLEMKSKGYQVDDLPSNSKELMEKVINNPEAMDGSPELNIAHKMSVKEYEEYTPYSQRLEENWGKPPGNLNSDGQNLLIYGKHFGNVFIGVQPTFGYEGDPMRLLYSRSASPHHGFAAYYTYVEKIWEADAVLHFGTHGSLEFMPGKQMGMSETCYPDSLIGSLPNLYYYAANNPSEATIAKRRGYASTISYLTPPAENAGLYKGLKELSELVGSYQQLRENSRGIQIVNAIVETSKQCNLDKDVELPLKDIEELSLDERDLFVGNVYKQLMEIESRLLPCGLHTIGEAPTAEEAVATLVNIASLEREQEGLRSLPGLLAESIGLTIDQIYDGNNKGELKFVELNEKIIKTARESIFAMVNSLKIVNGRVYLEKSLLSKLFDLLKVFGFNLPTPWLRICRVNGFNEVNQKELNKLFDYLLFCLEQVCADKEMDSLIKALDGNYVLPGPGGDPIRNPGVLPSGKNIHALDPQSIPTTAAVAAAKSVVDKLIERQKEEQGTWPETIACVLWGTDNIKTYGESLAQILWFVGVKPKPDSVGRINKLELIPLEELGRPRIDVVVNCSGVFRDLFINQMALIDQAVKLAAEADEPLESNFVRKHSLEQAEKEGTSIREASARVFSNASGSYSSNVNLAVENSTWEEENELQEMYLSRKTYAFNADNPGEMNQKREVFESVMKTADVTFQNLDSSEISLTDVSHYFDSDPTKLIKTLRDDGKEPSSYIADTTTSNAQVRTLGETIRLDSRTKLLNPKWYEGMLKSGYEGVRELSNRLNYTLGWSATSGQVDNFVYEETNETFINDEEMRKRLMDLNPNSFRRIVGTLLEVNGRGYWETSDENIEQLKELYQEVEDKIEGVKE; this is translated from the coding sequence ATGTTTACGCAGGTCCGCTCAGCAAACCGCAGAGTATCTCCTGTTGAGGATAACAAACACAAAGTTGTAATAAAAGCAGTTTATGTTGTCCTTGAGCCACAATACCAAAATTCCTTAACGGAAGCAGCTAATTCGATAAATAAGATGAATGGGCCAATAGGTATAGACCTTAGCGGCTATCTTATTGAAGAGCTTAGAAATGAAAGTAATTTTTCCGATTTTAAAGAAGATATAGCAAATGCAGATATATTTGTTGCTTCCCTAATTTTCATCGAAGATCTTGCTCAAAAAGTTGTTGATGCAGTAACTCCATATAAAGACAACCTTAAAGCATCAATAATTTTTCCCTCTATGCCAGAGGTAATGAAATTAAATAAGTTGGGTACATTTAATATGGCTCAACTTGGGCAATCTAAAAGTATCATTGGAGATTTAATAAAAAAGAAAAAAGAATCTGATGGAGCAAGCTTCCAAGATTCAATGTTGAAATTATTAAATACCCTACCTTCAATACTTAAATATCTACCAGTAGAGAAGGCTCAAGATGCAAGAACATTCATTCTTAGTTTCCAGTACTGGTTAGGAGGCACCACTGAGAACTTAAAAAACTTTTTATTAATGATTTCTGAAAAATATGCAGTTTCAGAGAATATAAAAGATCAAATTGAAGAATTCAAAATACAAGACCCAGAAACTTTCCCGGATTTAGGAATTTGGCATCCTTTAGCTCCCTGTATGTTTGAAAATCTTAAAGAATATCAAAATTGGGAAAATAACAGGAAGGATTTAAACCCTAAAGATGATAAAACACCAACAATAGGATTAGTACTCCAAAGAAGCCATATAGTTACAGGAGATGACGCTCATTATGTCGCTGTTATTCAAGAATTAGAATACAGAGGAGCAAGAGTTCTTCCTATCTTCTGTGGCGGACTAGATTTTTCTAAACCAGTTAATGAATTCTATTATGATGCAATAAATAGAGACCAACCTATAGTAGATGGTGTTGTATCTTTGACTGGATTCGCATTGGTTGGAGGGCCAGCAAGACAAGATCATCCTAAGGCTATTGAGGCTCTCAAAAAGCTAAACAGGCCCTATATGGTTGCACTTCCGTTAGTTTTTCAAACGACTCAGGAATGGGAAGATAGTGATCTAGGATTACACCCAGTTCAAGTAGCACTTCAAATTGCAATACCTGAACTTGATGGTGCAATTGAACCTATTATCCTCTCAGGTCGCGATGATGCTACAGGTAAGGCTCATACCCTACAGGATCGAGTTGATGTAATCTCTGAAAGAGCAATTAAATGGTCAACTTTAAGAGTAAAGAAAAGAAAGGACAAAAAATTAGCTATTACAGTTTTTAGTTTTCCACCAGACAAAGGGAATGTTGGAACAGCTGCATATTTAAATGTTTTCGGTTCAATTTACAGAGTACTTCTTGAGATGAAATCGAAAGGATATCAAGTAGATGATCTTCCAAGTAATTCAAAAGAATTAATGGAAAAAGTAATAAACAACCCAGAAGCAATGGATGGTTCTCCAGAATTAAATATTGCTCATAAGATGTCAGTAAAAGAATACGAAGAATACACTCCATATTCACAAAGACTTGAAGAGAATTGGGGTAAGCCACCCGGAAACCTAAATAGTGACGGACAGAATCTTCTAATTTACGGAAAACATTTTGGAAACGTTTTCATAGGAGTTCAACCTACATTTGGTTATGAAGGTGATCCGATGAGATTACTTTATTCAAGAAGTGCTAGTCCTCATCATGGTTTTGCGGCCTACTATACTTATGTAGAAAAAATCTGGGAAGCTGATGCCGTTCTTCATTTTGGAACTCACGGCTCACTTGAATTTATGCCTGGCAAACAAATGGGCATGAGTGAAACATGCTACCCAGATTCTCTCATTGGATCATTGCCTAATTTGTATTACTATGCCGCGAATAATCCTTCTGAAGCAACAATTGCAAAACGAAGAGGGTATGCTTCAACTATTAGCTATTTAACTCCTCCAGCAGAAAATGCAGGACTTTATAAAGGACTTAAAGAACTAAGTGAGCTTGTTGGCTCTTATCAACAACTAAGAGAAAATAGTAGAGGTATTCAAATTGTAAATGCAATAGTTGAGACTTCTAAGCAATGTAACCTTGATAAAGATGTTGAGCTGCCCTTAAAAGATATAGAAGAACTTTCCTTAGATGAAAGAGATTTATTTGTTGGTAATGTCTACAAACAGTTGATGGAAATTGAAAGTAGATTATTACCTTGCGGTCTTCATACTATTGGAGAAGCTCCAACTGCAGAAGAAGCTGTAGCAACACTCGTAAATATTGCATCTTTAGAAAGAGAACAAGAGGGATTAAGATCTCTTCCTGGACTACTTGCAGAATCGATAGGTCTGACTATTGACCAAATTTACGATGGTAATAATAAAGGTGAACTCAAATTTGTAGAGTTAAATGAAAAAATCATAAAGACAGCTAGAGAGTCGATATTTGCCATGGTCAACTCTTTAAAAATTGTTAATGGAAGAGTTTATTTAGAAAAATCACTTCTTTCCAAACTTTTTGACTTACTTAAAGTGTTTGGTTTTAATTTACCTACCCCTTGGCTAAGAATTTGTAGAGTGAATGGATTTAATGAAGTTAACCAGAAAGAATTAAATAAATTATTTGATTACTTACTTTTCTGTTTGGAACAAGTCTGCGCAGACAAAGAGATGGATAGCCTGATTAAAGCGTTAGATGGAAATTATGTTTTACCTGGACCGGGTGGAGATCCCATAAGAAATCCAGGTGTTTTACCAAGTGGTAAAAATATCCATGCACTTGATCCTCAATCAATCCCAACTACAGCAGCAGTAGCAGCAGCAAAATCTGTAGTTGACAAACTAATTGAAAGACAAAAGGAAGAACAGGGGACTTGGCCTGAAACAATTGCTTGCGTATTGTGGGGTACCGACAACATTAAAACTTATGGAGAATCTCTTGCACAAATCTTGTGGTTTGTAGGGGTAAAACCTAAACCAGATTCCGTTGGAAGAATCAACAAATTAGAATTAATTCCATTAGAAGAATTAGGAAGACCAAGAATAGATGTAGTAGTTAACTGTTCTGGGGTATTTAGAGATCTATTTATAAATCAAATGGCATTAATAGATCAGGCAGTTAAACTAGCTGCTGAGGCTGATGAGCCTTTGGAGTCAAATTTTGTAAGGAAACATTCATTAGAACAAGCAGAAAAAGAGGGGACTTCAATCAGAGAAGCTTCTGCAAGAGTATTTTCTAATGCAAGTGGTAGCTACAGTTCGAATGTTAATTTAGCTGTAGAAAATTCAACTTGGGAGGAAGAAAATGAATTACAAGAAATGTATTTATCTCGCAAGACATACGCATTCAATGCTGATAATCCAGGGGAGATGAATCAAAAAAGAGAAGTATTTGAATCAGTTATGAAAACAGCTGATGTTACATTCCAAAACCTTGACTCATCAGAAATTTCTCTAACGGACGTAAGTCATTATTTTGATTCAGATCCAACTAAATTAATTAAAACATTAAGAGATGACGGTAAAGAACCAAGTAGCTACATAGCAGACACTACCACTTCTAATGCTCAAGTTAGAACTCTTGGAGAGACTATAAGATTAGATTCAAGAACAAAACTATTAAATCCTAAGTGGTATGAAGGTATGCTTAAATCTGGTTATGAGGGAGTAAGAGAGCTTTCTAACAGACTTAATTACACCCTTGGTTGGAGTGCAACAAGTGGTCAAGTAGATAATTTTGTATATGAAGAAACTAATGAAACATTCATAAACGACGAAGAGATGAGGAAAAGACTAATGGATTTAAATCCCAATAGTTTTAGAAGAATAGTAGGGACTTTGCTAGAAGTTAATGGCCGAGGATATTGGGAAACTTCTGACGAAAATATAGAACAGTTGAAAGAACTTTACCAAGAAGTAGAGGATAAAATTGAGGGAGTTAAAGAATAA
- the folP gene encoding dihydropteroate synthase, whose product MQIINKINPWPKGWRQKTSIMGVINLTPDSFSDGGDLNSTKKVLDQVNHFLCDGVDVIDLGAQSTRPGAEEVGSNIEIKRLIPYLKLIKSEYPDVLISIDTFNSEVAYEALLNGANWINDITGGRRDREILDVVAKFNCPFVITHSRGNSQNMNELSKYENLLSEVKCSLENLIKNALEKNISQTNIIIDPGIGFSKDLNQNLEILKNLDKFQDLNLPILIGASRKRFIGEILNEVNPKERDIGTLAISCLCSHFNIDIVRVHNVKMNSQILKIADRIYRK is encoded by the coding sequence TTGCAAATTATCAATAAGATAAATCCATGGCCAAAAGGCTGGAGACAAAAAACTTCAATTATGGGGGTTATTAATTTAACTCCTGATTCATTTAGTGATGGTGGAGATTTAAATTCAACAAAAAAAGTTTTAGATCAAGTTAATCATTTTTTGTGTGATGGTGTTGATGTAATAGATCTTGGTGCCCAGAGCACGAGGCCCGGAGCTGAAGAAGTTGGATCCAATATAGAAATAAAAAGATTGATCCCATATCTTAAATTAATAAAATCTGAATATCCAGATGTTTTAATTTCAATTGATACTTTTAATTCTGAGGTAGCTTACGAAGCACTTCTAAATGGAGCTAATTGGATAAATGATATAACTGGTGGAAGAAGAGACAGAGAAATTTTGGATGTTGTCGCAAAATTTAACTGTCCATTCGTCATAACTCATAGTCGTGGAAATAGTCAAAATATGAACGAACTTTCTAAATATGAGAATTTATTGAGTGAAGTTAAGTGCTCCCTTGAGAACTTGATTAAGAATGCTTTAGAGAAAAATATATCTCAAACAAATATAATTATTGATCCGGGAATTGGTTTTTCCAAAGATTTAAATCAAAACCTAGAAATTCTTAAAAACTTGGATAAATTTCAAGACCTAAATTTACCAATCTTAATTGGAGCATCAAGAAAAAGATTTATAGGGGAAATTTTAAATGAAGTAAATCCTAAAGAAAGAGACATTGGTACATTAGCAATAAGTTGTCTTTGCTCTCATTTTAATATTGATATTGTGAGAGTTCATAATGTAAAAATGAATTCTCAAATTCTTAAAATTGCTGACAGGATTTACAGAAAATAA
- the tpiA gene encoding triose-phosphate isomerase, translating into MRKSVIAGNWKMHMTCAEAKSYLEEFIPLIKNLRDDRKIIIAPPFTAISTFSNHSDFDYLDIASQNIHWEDEGAFTAEISPKMLLEHGVSYAIVGHSEPRKYFSESDEQINKRAVFAQSSGLTPIVCVGESLEQRERGEADRVITRQVEQGLENTDPANLIVAYEPIWAIGTGKTCEAKDANKICSLIRKLIGFDDVIIQYGGSVKPNNIDEIMSMSDIDGVLVGGASLDPNNFARIANYQ; encoded by the coding sequence TTGAGAAAATCTGTTATTGCTGGTAATTGGAAAATGCATATGACTTGTGCTGAAGCTAAGTCTTATTTGGAGGAATTTATACCTTTAATAAAAAATTTGAGGGATGATCGCAAAATTATTATTGCCCCACCCTTTACAGCTATTTCAACTTTTTCTAACCACTCTGATTTTGATTATTTAGATATTGCTAGTCAAAATATTCATTGGGAAGATGAAGGAGCATTTACAGCTGAAATATCTCCAAAAATGCTTCTTGAGCATGGAGTCTCATATGCAATAGTTGGTCATAGTGAACCCAGGAAATACTTTAGCGAAAGTGATGAACAAATTAATAAAAGAGCAGTTTTTGCTCAATCTAGTGGACTTACTCCAATAGTTTGTGTTGGGGAATCATTAGAACAAAGAGAGAGAGGAGAAGCAGATAGAGTTATTACTAGACAGGTTGAACAAGGTTTAGAAAATACAGATCCAGCAAATCTCATAGTTGCTTATGAACCAATTTGGGCTATTGGTACAGGTAAAACATGTGAAGCTAAAGATGCTAATAAAATATGTTCTTTGATTCGAAAATTAATAGGTTTTGATGATGTGATTATTCAATATGGAGGATCAGTTAAGCCTAATAATATAGACGAAATTATGTCGATGAGTGATATAGATGGAGTTTTAGTTGGAGGAGCTTCATTAGATCCAAATAATTTTGCGAGAATTGCAAATTATCAATAA
- a CDS encoding RNA-binding S4 domain-containing protein: MKLDQFLKWKKMVSSGGEAKILIKSGSVKVNGEIENRRGRKLNKGDKVMFLKNELIFE; the protein is encoded by the coding sequence ATGAAATTAGATCAATTCTTAAAATGGAAAAAAATGGTATCTTCTGGTGGAGAGGCAAAAATTTTGATTAAATCCGGTTCTGTAAAAGTTAATGGAGAAATTGAAAATAGGAGAGGAAGAAAATTAAATAAGGGAGATAAAGTTATGTTTCTAAAAAATGAATTAATTTTTGAATAG
- a CDS encoding ABC transporter ATP-binding protein, with protein sequence MLVYVACWPLLAYLAGNLIPAIGSGDLSKVSSIIIKSLLVFLIQKTAQFGQDVFIAKPSLEISEVMRGNLFSKIQKIDMNSVKKISAGDITYRLTEDADRVSEVIYKTAQDTIPCTLQLLAVIIYMFYLDWSLTLSTFLLAPLIILSVNSFGRRVLLASEKSQESTSNLAGLIGESINGMSTIRAFAAENWIENRFYKRLSANKKAKYKTLKILAFQHPVVGFVEAFGILAILGLGAARINLGLLTSEGFSSFFAAILMLIDPISHVSTNFNDYKQAEASIKRLKNINLEPMEDEKENLTRISKIEGKISFKKVNFEYKKDNQVLKNINLEIKKGEVTAFVGASGAGKSTLMALILKFISPNNGDIFIDDKNLKLLNTKDIRKNIALVQQQPFLFSGKIIDVIRMGRRFTKEEVIESAKKANAHDFIQNLPEKYETKITERGSNFSGGQIQRIAIARAILGNPSILLLDEATSALDAESESEVQEGLNRAMKNRTVIVIAHRLSTTQEADKIIVLDKGEIIEVGKHIDLVNKEGIYKELCEKQLIKKI encoded by the coding sequence ATGCTTGTATACGTAGCTTGTTGGCCTTTGTTAGCTTATTTAGCTGGAAACTTGATACCAGCAATTGGATCCGGTGATCTTTCAAAAGTTTCTAGCATAATAATTAAGTCATTATTAGTATTTTTAATTCAAAAAACTGCTCAATTTGGACAGGATGTTTTCATAGCAAAACCATCTTTAGAAATTAGTGAAGTAATGAGAGGAAACTTATTTAGCAAAATTCAAAAAATAGATATGAATTCTGTTAAAAAGATATCAGCAGGAGATATCACTTATAGGCTTACTGAAGATGCAGATAGAGTTAGCGAAGTTATCTATAAAACAGCTCAAGATACAATTCCATGTACCTTACAATTATTAGCAGTAATAATATATATGTTTTATTTAGATTGGTCACTCACATTATCAACTTTTTTATTGGCACCATTGATCATACTTTCAGTTAATAGTTTTGGGAGAAGAGTTTTATTAGCTTCTGAAAAGAGTCAAGAATCAACAAGTAACTTAGCAGGTTTAATTGGAGAATCTATAAATGGGATGTCTACAATAAGAGCATTTGCTGCCGAAAATTGGATTGAGAATAGATTTTATAAAAGATTAAGTGCTAATAAAAAAGCAAAATATAAAACTTTAAAAATACTTGCATTTCAACATCCAGTTGTAGGTTTTGTAGAAGCATTCGGAATATTAGCAATATTAGGTTTAGGAGCTGCAAGAATTAACCTAGGCCTTCTAACAAGTGAAGGATTTAGTAGTTTTTTTGCAGCAATATTGATGCTTATTGATCCAATAAGCCATGTAAGTACAAATTTTAATGACTATAAACAAGCAGAAGCATCAATAAAAAGATTAAAAAATATAAATCTAGAACCAATGGAAGATGAAAAAGAAAATTTAACAAGGATATCTAAGATAGAAGGCAAAATAAGTTTCAAGAAAGTTAATTTTGAATATAAAAAAGATAATCAAGTTCTTAAAAATATAAATTTGGAAATTAAAAAAGGGGAAGTAACAGCTTTCGTAGGAGCTTCAGGGGCTGGTAAAAGCACATTGATGGCCTTAATATTAAAATTCATATCTCCAAATAATGGAGATATTTTTATTGATGATAAAAATCTTAAATTATTAAATACAAAAGATATAAGAAAAAATATTGCACTAGTGCAACAACAGCCTTTTTTATTTTCAGGGAAAATTATTGATGTAATAAGAATGGGAAGGAGATTTACCAAAGAGGAAGTTATAGAATCAGCAAAAAAAGCAAATGCTCATGACTTCATTCAAAATCTTCCCGAAAAATATGAGACTAAGATAACTGAAAGGGGATCAAATTTCTCTGGAGGTCAGATCCAGAGGATAGCGATTGCAAGAGCAATACTAGGGAATCCATCCATTCTTCTTTTAGATGAGGCTACAAGTGCATTAGATGCAGAGTCAGAGTCAGAAGTTCAAGAAGGTCTAAATAGAGCGATGAAAAACAGGACTGTTATTGTAATTGCTCATAGATTATCAACTACTCAAGAAGCTGATAAAATAATTGTCCTAGATAAGGGAGAAATTATCGAGGTTGGAAAACATATTGATTTGGTAAATAAGGAAGGAATTTACAAAGAATTATGTGAAAAACAATTAATTAAGAAAATATAA